Within bacterium, the genomic segment ACAACTTGGCTGAAAGCTTAAAAACATGGGCGGATAAAGTAGGACAAGCTGTTGGCCTGTCGTCGGCCAAAGATCGGACGTGTTTGGTAAGTGATAAAGCCTTTTACCATTTTGTCAATTATGCCACAATGCTAATACAACACAATACGCTCACCACTGCGAAAACAGTTAAAGACGGTGCGCTCTTTTCGGTCGAGAGCGTCCCGCCGGAAGCGGTGTTTTATGGATTGATCGGAGCAACTCAAGAGAGAAAAGAGCCAGAAGAAGGTGAAAAGCGACTACAAGCAATGAAAGTTCTTGAAAAATTCAAACAGACTCTGTTTGTTCACGATGAAAAAAAGACATCTGCATCTCAAACCCCAATCGCAGAGCAACAAATCGCCAAGACATCACCCGCGTTTTTACAGTTTGGTGGTGATGAAGGCACAGGATTAGGGGTCACTAAGCTGACTTGGCTCACAGTAGAGGAGGTATAAAATGGTTAGTTTAGAGCAAATACGCGCCTATAATGCTTTTCAAGCAGCGCAACAAGTAGGTGCCAACAAAGACTTTTTAGCATTCGCTCGAAACTTGCCGTCTCTTTTCCAAAACAACGGGCTATTGGCAACTTGGGCATTTATGCTGGCTAAAGCAAAAAAAGAAAATTATACAATTAATATTATGAATACGCTGCTCGAACATTTTCGCACGCCACAAATAGGGCTTGTTCCTAATGACCAAAAAACGGCAGAAGAAGTTTTTAATGCTGTTTGGACACAGGCGTCCTTTCAATCACAACAACTCATGAATCTCACCGCCGAGGCCATCGCTTTCAGCGGCTGGATCAAACGGGCAGCAGAGGCTCTGTGCGATACGGAAGGAGGCCAAGGATGACTGTATATACCTGTCCTGAAAGGAGGAGACAGCTTACCTTTGCAGCCAATAGTCTAAAGGATCAACCTTCGCCGACGTTGATCTTTCAAAAATGGCAAGCATATGATGCATTTGAAGGCGAAAACAAGTTTGAACATAAAGAATCCCGCAAAGAATATTTGCCAAATATCGCAAAAGCAGTGCATTCTGTCTATAACAGTACATTTTTTCAAGCGTGGCATGACCA encodes:
- the cmr5 gene encoding type III-B CRISPR module-associated protein Cmr5 — its product is MVSLEQIRAYNAFQAAQQVGANKDFLAFARNLPSLFQNNGLLATWAFMLAKAKKENYTINIMNTLLEHFRTPQIGLVPNDQKTAEEVFNAVWTQASFQSQQLMNLTAEAIAFSGWIKRAAEALCDTEGGQG